A single genomic interval of Falco cherrug isolate bFalChe1 chromosome 8, bFalChe1.pri, whole genome shotgun sequence harbors:
- the LOC114016859 gene encoding uncharacterized protein LOC114016859: protein MIGPHPQPLQPHDMPRDDSRCLPSRTVPPHAALRQEAIGHFRRLSGIAPGRFPATYLGRPQGAQSSSAAQLGERTAFSQEPCSALTFPGEYCCVRLSCVGTYLLSPSLLLESHTLFMRVLLAARTALGSRHSLCPQAPSDTSPCVPRYAGALQHLSDGSFISRLVFCTRSHLGALPVTLLGRMSFSPCPHAQSSMLNYLPLLPLGITKALTQWDCLC from the exons ATGATTGGACCAcatccccagcctctgcagccGCACGACATGCCTCGGGATGACAGCAGATGCTTGCCTTCACGCACG GTACCGCCTCATGCTGCCTTGAGGCAGGAAGCAATAGGGCACTTCAGGCGCTTATCCGGCATCGCACCAGGGAGATTCCCAGCGACATACCTTGGTCGTCCCCAAGGTGCACAGAGCTcgtcagcagcacagctgggagaacGCACAGCCTTCTCGCAAGAGCCATGCTCAGCTCTGACTTTCCCTGGGGAATACTGCTGTGTTCGGTTGAGCTGCGTGGGCACCTATTTGCTGAGCCCAAGTTTGCTGCTAGAGAGTCACACTTTGTTCATGCGTGTTTTGCTGGCTGCCCGGACAGCCCTGGGCTCCAGACACTCGCTCTGTCCACAAGCACCCAGCGACACCTCTCCTTGTGTGCCTCGCTATGCTGGAGCCTTACAGCACCTTTCTGATGGTTCATTTATCAGCCGGCTTGTCTTCTGCACTCGGAGTCATTTGGGTGCTTTGCCTGTGACTCTCCTGGGTCGCATGTCGTTCTCTCCTTGTCCTCATGCTCAGTCATCCATGCTGAATTATCTTCCACTCCTCCCTCTGGGAATAACTAAGGCTTTGACCCAGTGGGACTGTTTGTGTTAA